The Notolabrus celidotus isolate fNotCel1 chromosome 6, fNotCel1.pri, whole genome shotgun sequence nucleotide sequence AATAATGCAAATAGTATAGTTCTAAAGCATTATTTGATgccttaaacatgtttaaaaaacttgaaactggggcaacaaaacactgaaaaagttgtgcaatgctcataaaacataattatgttaatttgcaacagttagtcacatgacttggtataaaaaggacactcAAGAAAGGCAGAGTCTCTCCAAAGTAATGTTTGGAAGAGCTTCACCATTCTGCTTAAGGCTAGGAGCAAATAAATTAACAATTGAAGAATAATGTTCCTTAAGGTAAAATTAAGGTTTGGGCGAATTTTATAATTTACGGTAGATaataaagattcagagaatctggagaaatctctgttcAAAAGGAACAAGACTAAAAACCAAAAATGAACGACCCTCAGGCAGCATTACATCAAAGAGACATGGCTCTGCAGCAACCAGTGCATGGGCTCAAAAACTACTGTCAGTAAACACAGTGTATTTCTAAAGGTCAAAGGTGTACAATGCAAAGTTGAAACCATATATGTTTTAGAGTTTCACATAGAAAGGCTGAGGACTTCTCTGGACCCAGGCCTGTTTAAGACGATCTGAGGTGAAGTGGACAACCGTTCTGTAGTATAATGAAtcataatttgacattctttttggaagtAGTGGACGCCATGTCctacagaggagagggaccagCCTGCCGtcagcacacagttcaaaagccagcagcTGTGATGGTATGGAGATACACAAGTGctcatggcatgggtagcttacacatctggcaCCTTTAAAGCTGAACACGCTTGCAGCAACAGATGCtcccatccagacaatgcctttttcagtGAAGACCTTACATAATTTTATCAATAAGGCCAAATCAGACTCTGCaggtattacaacagcatggctctctTTTAGTGGAAGAGTGAGGGTGCTAAACTGGCGTGCCTGCAGTCCTGATTTGTTAcccattaaaaacatttggctcaccatgaaaggaaaaatataaCAAAGGAGATCTTTAACTGTTGAGCAGTTAAAATCCTATTTTGGGCTTTtgggttcccaaacatttacagtgCTGTTAAAAGAAGAGCTGGCACAGGGTCCTGTCCTGGCTTATCTGAAACATATTGCTGGCAAtggcatcacatttaaaatgagcatatttaaatcaaacaatactttttgtttgcttgtttgtttttggaattGATCTATATgaacatttgtttgtatttagtgagaTTAAGTTTCTATAACCTCACCAAACTGGCAGAGAAGTCTGTAAGTCCCACAGGAAAGTCTGCAGGTATGTGGATTCAAAGTTGATGCATAACACTCACACTTAGCTAACCTGATGTCTGTGAGTCTGGGATTGTGCAACTGAGTTTTGAAAGAGGAGCTTTCATTTTACAGAAGCTTCCAGTTTTATTAACCTGAAGGACCTCAAGAAGACACATTTCTTGATCTCTTCCTTCCTCCAAGTCAAACTGCATTGCGTTTAAGCCCCCCAGACCTGCATTGCGTTTAAGATCCCTAGACCTGCATTGCGTTTAAGCCCTGCATATTTAATGCAGGAATCTGGTAAATCTGCACAGAACACTGAACAACGGTTAAGATCAGTGCGCGCGTCTGCACACGCacgttcctcctcctcctcctcctcctcctcctccgctgcGGAGCACGAGTTGGTATCAGAAAGTTAGAGCTGCTAGGAAACCCGGTCTGCATGACGCTGAAActttgctgtttgttgtttttcgtGTTTGTGGGTTGAGAGCTGAGCCGAAGGGAGAGAAGGCGGCAGGTGAGTAAAGGTAGATGCTGTCCGTTGTTTACCTGCACATGATTGAACCCTTACTTTAGGAGGACACAGAGTCCCTACAAGGAGCgacacacaaacaagctgcaGGGCAATGAGGGCGCGCTATTTAAAGCTTACTACTCTTTTACAACTCAGTATCAGACTTTCTCAGAAGACGTTTGTTTTGGGTTCTGAAGGAGCAAAGCTGCGAGTGATAACCCCACATTACATCCATTTAATCCACGCTGTGTAGTAAATAATGTGCCTCAGTGTAACCCCACGGTCAAATAGCTCTTATCTCTGTGTGCTGGTGCTTTCGTTTCCCAGGACCCAAAAATTAAAGCCTGTATGTTAAGACATGTCAGTGACCCAACCCCACGAAGCTATGCTTTGCTTGCATAACAGAGCTTGTTCTGTTACTGGAGGTGGCCCCACGCATTTGGGCTACTTACTATAGTGTGAGAGGTTACACACACAACAGCAGGCAAGAGGAAATAGCTGAGGACGCCCCGGATTGTTAAATCCCAGAGTAATGTTTAACTGTGGGAAACCTGTAAAGATGTTTACTCAGTGTACTCAAGAGCAGCTCTGCAGTTTTACATTCACTGAAGACTGTTAATGCTCCACAGAAGAGTCAGGAAGCTCTTTACTAAGATGTAGAGAACTTATGAATCAGACTTTTGCTCTACTAAATCCATCAGTTTAACAATCTTCAGAGCAGCAAGGTATCAGCTGAGATCTTATCACCACTATGTCAATATCTTCAGCACAGTGAGGTACAATAACTTGTTTTAAGAGTAATCAGATCTTTTGAAACTGACTCCCAGTGCACCAGCTGAAGACAGCCCTTTATGACAGATCGTAACCTGTTGGTgaggtttttattattttgccaTGACCAAACTTGTTGTGTTTACAGACTCTCTAAACTACTCTGAGTGACTATCAGCTGACACCGACTATATGCAGGGGAACTCAATATATGCTGGTTCTCAGTTTTAGACTTGACTTAGGTTTTCATACTATTATTGCTATTACACAACCACAAGAGACATCCAACACACAGAAGAATCACACCACAGCCGTGCTCAGTTCCTCTCACTGCTCactcagagtgagagagagagagagtcacctCAGAGCCTGATAATCATCTTTATTGTTGATTAACACATTCAAATAAGTTATTtagcaaaaagaaagaacatgGAAGAAGAGTTAAAGAAATCAAAAGTGGAAAAGCATAAAAAGAATAAGGTTACAAATCCTACTGTTTAAATTCAGAGTCTAGTCATGATTGTGTGTGCAACAGTCTGGTTATTTCTCTGTAAAACACATTACCTATAAAACAATGATCCCCTGTTTGTTCTGCAGGGTGCTCCAGAGAAAGAGGAAACTTCTATTGTGTGAAGCTGATGTTTTAATCCTCTAACTCCAGATGCAAAcatcattgttttaaagatTAGAGTGTTTAAGTAAGTGGTTTTAGACACACAGCAACACTTTGCGTTACTGTGTGAGCCCGCAGACTGAAGACTCgtagtgtttttaaagtcaGTCAGTCGGGGACAGACTTCTATTTCTGACTTGTGTCAAAGTCTGTGACAGAAACTAACATGTCTGACCCAGGACACCAAAACCTTTACCTCTCACCTCTTATGTGACCTCTTCTTACACTGCACTTCCTCACTCTTTCTGAGATGTGTTCACATCGTGACCCCTGCTCCCCACCTTTCACTGATCATTCATGTCACTCTGTTTACACCTGCTcatacatgaaacacacaccTGTATCTTTTAGGAAGCACTGCACTTATAAATGATCCTACAATGTAGACTATGGTGTCTCATACTCATCATGCaacacaggagcttcttgtcctcgaaggcctCCATCACTTTACTGACGATGGAGGTGAGCAAAGGATTGTTTCAATTTAAACACTATTGCACATGTCAATTTTAAAACCATGGCTCCAAGCAAACCATGTGATAACTGATTTAACCTTTGTACACATCAGTCTTATTATGTGTTAATGTGACATactgtttgttttgaattgttttttagttgtttgttttgtttttgttcttagtTCTTCCTGCTCAGGGACCACTGATGTAAATTAGCTCCTTTAGCTAATTCACACTCAGCCATTGTGTTGTGCAGGGTCCCTGTCACATAAactaataaactaaactaaactacatTTGGCAAATTgatatcactaaatattcccACTTCtacacacagtacctttaaTACAGATGGTTGTTAAGTAAGTTGAAGTACAGAGTTTTGAgatagtgtctgtgtgtggctgaatgaatgaatgaatgaataataacACCCTTCAATAACATTATTATCCTGATCTTgagttgttttaattttaattttgttgtaccctttttttaaaacttgggATCTAACCAGCCTTAACCAGCCTTACCTTTACATCAATGCAACACAACAGATACAGAAAGGCTACTACAACAGGTGACTGCTGAATCATTCGTCCAGTATCTTTCAACAGGATTGATATCCATACTCAGTCAGTACATCAGTACTTCAACATCATCGCAGTGAGCCGGCACGCACTTAACCAGAAACTGAAGCAGCTAATGGAATACAACTTAATTTTGTTCATTCAATGTTTTATAAATCTTAAATGTCTGAAGACGTTAGGGTAAAAAGACAAATGGTCCAAGGTTTAAAGTAGAGATAAGGTGAAGTTTGTGTAAGTTTGATAGTATAAAGTTCTAAATGTGAAATCAGCAGTAATTCATTCATTattcaaacatgcaaaaaacaATCTGGTGTTGCAAAAGGTATTTCAGCCTAACCCAATGAGTTGTACCGTTGTGCTTCTGGGGATTATTAATTTCAGGTCGTTTTGTCCTCATGCTATATCTCCATCAATCAGTGATAACTCTGCCGACCTGccatctctctgctcctcaggaGAACCCTCTGAACCCTCTGGTGACCTGTGATTGTCTGCGTGTGTGATGGAAGCAGAGGCGGCTCTGCAGGATGAGGGAACCGAGGACTCGTGGTCGTTGCTGTCTTGGCTGGCGTCCTGCCTCATGGTGTTTGGAGGAGCGTTGCCTTATGTGCCACAGTACCAGGAGATCCAGAGGAGCAACAACAGCGAGGGCTTCTCCACCAGAGTGTGCCTGGTGCTGCTCGTCGCAAACATCCTGcgaatcttcttctggtgaggaagagaaggagaggctgAGATGATTTCCTCTGTTTCCAAtctccctttttttatttttgccctTTGAAAGGCACAGAGCGTTTATAAGGCCATCCCTCAGATCTGTCATGGTGTCAGGAATAAATGGAAAAGGGGAAATGGATCAcaaaagattgatttattaaagCATCTGAGGCCACATGCTGTCAACTCTGAGGCTTCCTCGTAAATTGTTTCATACATCAGGGAGCAGAGGTCACTGTTCTGGTTGGAGGATCAGAGGACCGATTCAATGGAAATCCTAATAGAATATGATATGATTATATTATTCATAACAGAGGAAGTATTTTAGGCTTGTGTTAGCCGTGCTACTATGAGGTTCGTTTTCTATGCTGTAATCTGTTGATTgattgccttacggatcaagctttggattaccatgacttggatgactgagaaccttcacagacatactTCTAGAATGAAAACTCAGCAGCGTgataagtgtttttgttttgtccttgcAGGATAGGGAAGCAGTTTGAGCTcaccctgctgctgcagagcgtGGTGATGATCCTCACCATGTTTGCCATGCTCCACCTCTGCTGCACAGTCCAAAACACCAACCGAGTGAGCACCAagcagcacagactctcaggtaACCAGATTTCTTTTTTCcgagttatatttttgggcatttttgccttttttgattggacagctgaagagagacagggaggcgcagagagagggggaggatatgcagcaaatggttgaggccgggagtcaTACTTACAaccgctgcgacaaggactaaagcctctgtatatggggggcCATTGGCCAAGAAGTTTAAGCGAGCGCCCCAACCACCTTTTTTTGTACcatgcagtcttttttttttattatacagAGACACAAGCAGTTAAATCAACCAAGATGATCCGAAGAAGATGTTATGTGGGCACCTTAGCTTGAAAACGACCCCCCTGTATCAGGTCAAAAGTCCAATAATGCCCAAAGGAGTCACAAGATGGTAATGTCCTCCTTTAAGTCTTATAGAGAAGATCATCCTTTCTATTACAAATATTTCTTATCTAGTACTGTTGATTCTCTGAGGTTTGGAGGCTCTAGTATGCAGTATTTCACACAGATACcagtctttttttcttaaataacATCCTCTCTTTTAACTAAGATACACTCCCTCACACCATGAGGGATTCTATGACTCAAAATCTGTCTCAGAGTTAAACATGTTTCACCCAGAATGTCTTAAATGTTGGACATGTTTGATAAATGGGGAACTGATTGGCGTCTATGTGTCCTCACCATCTCCAACCCTACTGATGTAACTGAGGcttctgactttaatgtcaGGTAATGTAAAAGAAACCAATTTCTCGGAGCCAGCAATGTGTCAAAAACAatatcaacacaacacaacaaagcagCTCTTTTACAACTGACACCACAGCTTTCAAGTTTATGTCACACAGGGAATTATCTCCTCTCTTATAGAGACACATCCAGCGTTTCTCTCTGTCAGCAGCTTTGCAGCATCAACTCCTCCTTCTTGCCAAAAGAGGGGGCTGTTGGAAAAGCTAAAATAGAGAGCTGCTGTTTTCAATTCCTCTTCACTAACAGCAGCTCACAGACGCAGCTGCTAACAGAGAAGCCCAAAGGTTAATGGATATCATGATCGTATAGATATTAACATATGTAAAAACAATGCAATGGGAAGCATAATGACTCAGGGGCTACAATGGTCTCACATGGGAGATGTCTGTTTCTGTCTATTCTtggcacatgtgtgtgtttgtgtgtctgaatgtgtgtgtttgtgtgtgtgtaggagagaAAGTGGATGAAAAATGGTAAACAGATAGAAGAGGCTAAGAGTAATGGACCAATATCAGTGTCCACTGTGcattgtgtgtgttagtgtgtgtgtgtgtgtcatgtgcaGAGATTGTGTTCAGGGTCACTCTCTATAGAGCCCCGTCTTTTATGGGTAATtgtgttttttcctgcagagctTGCTGTTGATTGGTTTTCAGACGGGCTGACAGAATTCagtgaaagtgtgttttttattagaTAACATCTCGTATGGTGTAATTGAATGATGGGATCTGGTGCTGCCCTGATCTTGTTGAgcagtgtgtgttattaaaggGATCACTTACTGAGTGTTTGAATTGTAATGAAGGGAAATGTATGTGTCCTTGTCAGCTGTGATTCTTTTGAAGTGTGTCGATTGAAAACTAGATTGTGTTTGTACATAAGAGTAATGATCTTTTATCTCACAGCATCTGTGCCTCTCTTGTCTCAGCTCAGCGCTGGTGTATTACTCATCATGAGCACTTTTTTTATGACAGCCCACGCTCAAACTTTTCATATCCAATGTGATCATTTATGAAGAGTTATGTTGGATCACTTGTTTTCTGTGAGGGCGGATCAGTTTGTAGGTGCTCAGTGTTAGTTTCACATGTTTTGGACAACAAGTCCGCCTGCAAGCAATGTTGTGTTCTCCATACGTCAAACAGGGTTGACTACGGAGAGAGAATTGATTAAAAACTGGTgcagaccaggatcagatcttCACACGTGAGCCCGTACTTTATAAACAAGCTCACTGATATACCATCCTGTTACATAAAGCCCCCTCTCTGGGGAGTGGGCCTGAGGTCCGGTTTCAGAGTATGGGTCCGGTGGGGGATGGTGGGGTCAGGACAAGAATAGATCAGCCTTTCGTCCTTactgtctgctcctctctctgtccctccatGGATCAGTCTTTCTAGCAGATCAGAGTTATTTCAGTGAAAAGTCTCTTCTTCCAAAGATACACGTTGGCATCTTTTCTTACTATTTGAGGATCGTTCATGCTGAGCGCTCTTCTCTTTTATCTCTCCCTGCACCCTTATGCTGCTCTTTatgtctcttcttcctcctcccatCTTCTTTTCCCACCTTCCtccactcttctcttctgtcctctcccctctctcctctcctctgtccttctgGTGCCATTTAGACCACTCCCACCTCTTCTCCTTATCGTCCTCCCTCTAACTTTGTATTTCAGAAGAGACATCTGAGAATGAAGTCCATGTGTGCCGTACCAGTGTCATCTTTGATCCTGCTACCCCCCTGCCAACACCTGTTCCCTTCTCAGTGACCTAATATCCTACTTCCTAAACGCACGGgcgtacacacacagaaaaaaaatgataaaacacagaTATTACTTGTTTGTTGTAAACACGCCTTTTTGTACAATTTCTGGTTCCTCCACTTGTGATTTAGTCTGCACAACAAATCACAAATTTGTAATTATGGCAATATAAGAAAGAGCAAACATCTTAATTTACCATAAGAACTAAGGAGAAGTATTACATTAGATTAGGTTagatagtcctttacttgtcccacacggggaaattcaagtgtcacagtaacaaaggagacagtgcaaaaaataaaaaatatataaagcaaacaagagcctataaagtaacaattattaaaaagttattagcaatcaaaatacaattaaaattaacaaggtaaaaaataagcatatctacaacatagatatatatatatatattattggttatagagtctgaccactgcaggaagaaaag carries:
- the si:dkey-246g23.2 gene encoding solute carrier family 66 member 2 isoform X2; the encoded protein is MEAEAALQDEGTEDSWSLLSWLASCLMVFGGALPYVPQYQEIQRSNNSEGFSTRVCLVLLVANILRIFFWIGKQFELTLLLQSVVMILTMFAMLHLCCTVQNTNRVSTKQHRLSDLDIRYFWKWSAFEDYLLFCFGFTVLCAVVTLLLLDSAVFVETLGSLAVMFEAMLGLPQLLQNFENRSTKGMRLYGEKKSQGFGISQRLKVNDYPRIVCLFHGQG